AATTATTAATCGGACAAACTGTGAATACAAATGCTTCTTTCATTGGAGCAAAATTAACTGAAACCGGGTTGAGAGTGATGAAGGTTGTTACCGCCCCCGATGAGATGGACAGCATTATCCTGGAACTTGAAAAAGGATTGAGTGAGCACAATGTTGTGATTGTTACCGGTGGACTTGGCCCAACTCACGATGATATAACAAGAGAGGCAATTTGTAGATTTTTCAAGGCTGAACTTGTCAGAGATGAAGATGTGTACAATGATATCAAGGATAGATTTGCCAGGTTTGGAAGAGATCTAACCCCAACCAATGAGGATCAATGCCGGGTTCCTGAATGTTGCCAGCCGATTAGAAATTTTAACGGTACTGCTCCCGGCTTTTGGATCGAAGAAGGTGATAAAGTTGTAGTCGTAATGCCGGGTGTGCCCAGGGAAATGCAGGCTATGGTCGAAAATTTTGTAATTCCTAACTTAAAAACCAAATACGGGGACAAACTTAAAAAAATTGCACGACGCAATATTCTGACAACAGGAATTGCAGAATCCAATTTGTATGATAAGTTGACACCGATTGATGAAGTCTTTCCTAATGTTAAAGTTGCGTTTCTTCCAAATCTGAACGGTGTAAAAATCAGACTCACAGCAGAGGCCGATACCATGGAAGAAGCAAACGAAATTGTTACTGCCGCAGAGCAGCAACTCAGATTGAGAGTTGGCAGATACATCTACAGTAATGGAGAAGATAACCTGAGCAAGGTAATTGGAAACCTGCTGCGGGAACGACAACTCACTCTCGCCATTGCAGAATCATGTACCGGTGGAAACATTTCCAATCTTCTCACGGATAATTCAGGAAGCAGTGAGTATTTTGAAAGAGGCATAATTGCTTACAGTAATGCATCGAAAGTTGAGATTCTCGATGTAAACGAGGATCTGATAAACGAGAAGGGGTCTGTTTCAGAAGAGGTTGCTATGGAAATGTGTAAAGGTGTTCGTTCAATTTCCGGAACCGATCTTGGACTGTCGATTACAGGAATATTGGGTCCAAAAGGTGCCACGGCGACAAAACCAGTTGGACTGGTGTACATAGGTGTGGCTTCACATGAGCGCGCTGTAGTGAAAAAATTCAATTTTGGCGGAACGCGAATTGAAAACAAGGTGAGAGCATCGCAGGCAGCTCTCGAATTGCTAAGAAGATTTGTACTCGGAATTCCGATTGAAGCATAGACTTTTCATCGCGATCGATTTTCCGGACGAGGTAAAGCAATCTGTTTATCAGAATGTAAAAAAAATGATCAAGGGTTCTGATTTAAGAATCAGCAAACCCGAAAATTTACATATTACAATAAAATTTTTGGGGGATGTTGAGGAAACCAAAATCCTTGAGATTATAAGCAGTCTGGATTTTCTCAAATCGATTCGAGGAGAGACTGTAAATTTCTCCCGGTACGGGTTCTTTTACAGAAATCGGGTTCCTGCGGTTTTTTGGTTGAAATGCGAGGTCGGGGAGAATGTTATTTCGACAGTGAAAAAACTGGAAACCGTTTGTGAGCAAATCGGATTTAAAAAAGTAGATAGGGAATTTGTTCCTCATCTGACTCTTTGCAGGATAAAAAGAGAACCCGATCCTGCTATTGTTCAGAAGATACTGAATGAACCTGCAATAAATTTGGCAACTACAATTTCTAATATCACTCTTTTTAGCAGCGTGCTGACCGAAAAGGGTGCCATTTATACAGTTTTACACAATTATCAGGAGTTAAAATGAGTGATACTCGAGAAGTAAAAAATAGAATTATTGAAGATACAATCTCCAATATTGAGAAATCGTTTGGAAAAGGCTCAATTATGCGCCTTGGAGACGGTGTGATAAATAAAGTGGAGTGCATTCCGACAGGTGCTCTTTCTCTTGACCGGATACTTGGCATTGGTGGCATTCCCCGCGGTAGAATTACTGAAATTTACGGTCCTGAATCGAGTGGTAAAACCACAATTTGTCTCCATGTCATCGCAGAAGCTCAGAAAACAGGCGGAATTGCTGCGTTCATAGATGCAGAGCATGCTCTCGATATCAATTACGCAAAGAGACTCGGTGTGGATGTTTCTAATCTTCTCCTTTCCCAACCCGATTTTGGTGAACAGGCTCTTGAAATCACAGATACTCTTGTAAGGAGTAATGCTCTCGATGTTATTGTTATTGACTCTGTAGCCGCACTCGTACCCCGGGCTGAAATCGAAGGTGAGATGGGTGATTCACACATGGCAGTTCAGGCGAGATTGATGTCCCAGGCACTAAGAAAGCTTACAGGAGCGATTTCAAGAAGCAAAACGGCAGTGATTTTTACAAATCAACTTCGCAGTAAAATTGGTGTAATGTTTGGAAATCCTGAAACTACCACTGGTGGTAACGCTCTTAAGTTCTATGCTTCACTTCGGCTGGATATCAGGAGAGTTGCTCAAATTAAAGACGGAAATGATGTGGTCGGGAACAGGACCAAAATAAAAATAGTCAAGAGTAAAGTGGCAGCTCCCTTCAAAGAAGTTGAGTTTGATATCCTCTATAATGAGGGAATCAGCAAAACCGGAGATCTGATCGATCTCGGTGTCGATACCGGAATAATTAAAAAAGGTGGCAGCTGGTTTACATTCGGTGAGGACAGATTCCAGGGAAGAGAGCAGTTTCGTCAAAAACTTCTTGAATTACCCGATCTTTTCAACAAACTTTCATACGAGGTTAAAGTAAAAATCGGTCTTATTGAAGCCAACGAGGAAACAAAATAATTTTGATGGCATCTTTCGGGATGCCATTTTTTGTTTTCATGAATACAATTCTTAATATCAGACTCAAATCCGAAAATTTTGTAATTATCGAATTCGATAATTTACCTCCGCTTATTGTACCTAAACTGCTCGTTTACGAGATGGGATTACGGAAGGGTGATCTTCTTACAGAAGAGATGTTGGAATCGCTGAATTTCGAGAATGAACTCTACCTGTGTGAACAAAAAGCACTCTATTATCTTGGGAAGAGACTCCACTCCACAATGGAGTTGAAAAGGAAGTTGTATCAAAAAAAGTTTTCCAAAAAGGTTATTGAACCTGTTATCCTGAAGATGAAGGATCTGACCTATCTGGATGACAAAAAGTACTCCGAACTGCTGGTAAATGAATCTCTCAATCTCAGGCACGACGGGCTGCAAAAAATAAAAGCAAGATTAATTGAAAAAGGCATCGCAAAAGAGTTGATTTCAGAAGTGTTGTCTTATATGCTTAATGATGAGATTGAAGCAGATAATATAAAATTAACGGCAGACAGGAAACTTTCTTCCCTGAAAAAGAGATTTACTGATAAGAAGGAGATCAACCAAAAGTTGACTGCCTTTCTTTTATCAAAAGGTTATTCCTTTTCCGCCATTAAGAATTATTTCAAAAATATCGATCAGGAAACTGACCTGAATGAGGAGTATTAAATGCTGACATTTGATCCCAAATCAATTTCTGTGATGGAAGTGCAGCGGTTGATTCAGGGTGGAGTTGCCCCCAGACCCATTGCTCTTGTTTCAACGCTTTCTGAAGATGGAACACCCAATTTATCACCATTCTCTTTCTTTAATGTCTTTGGTGCAAATCCACCGGTTGTAGCATTTTCCGCTTCCAGGAGAGGTCGGGACGCCACTTTTAAAGATACTTACAAGAATCTGATGGCAACAAAAGAATGTGTCATCAGTGCGGTTACTTTCGAAATGGTTGAACAGATTAGTCTTGCTTCAGCCGAATATGAGAGTACTGTTGATGAGTTCGTCAAATCGGGTCTCTCTAAAGTCGATTCCACTTTCGTAAGACCTTTCGGAGTGAAAGAATCCCCATTCAGAATGGAATGCAGGCTTCATCAAATGGTTAGTGTCGGTGAAGGGGGAGCAGCAGCTAACATTGCAATCTGTGAGGTGATCGGATTTCATGTGGCAGAGGATATTTTTACCAATTCTGTCATTGATCCTCAAAAAATCGATCTCGTAGCGAGGATGTCGGGGGATTACTACTGCAGGGCTTCAGGAAGTGCGATTTTCGAAGTGGAAAAACCTGTCGGTAAAAAATGTATCGGATTTGACAATCTTCCGGCATTCATGCTCAATTCGCATTCATATACCGGAAATGAACTTGGTGCATTCGCAAATTCCGAATCCATTCCTGACAACTCAGAAAACAGACAGCTCATCTTAAGCATTACCAGCAAAGAATTTCCGGGATATGAAAGAACCCCCGCTGCCTTAAACCGCTATTTCCGCAGAAATGAACTTGAGAAAGCAGTAAAGCTCCTTTTTACGAACGAAGAAATTAAAAATTATCCAAAAGAGAAACGGGTAAAGTTGCTCGAGCAGACAACAAAACTTGCTCTTCAACTAAAGAAAATCGATATTGCATGGGCACTCGCTCTTGAAGTCGAAAAACTTTAAGAGGATTTAGCATGGAACCCAAACTTCTTTGGTCACCTTCCCCTGAGCGCAGAAACAGTTCAAATCTTCAAAGGTTTATCAGTTTTGTTAATCAAAGACATGAACTCGAAATAACTGATTACCCCGGTATCTATCAATTCTCGATAGATAACATTGAGACATTTTGGGAGGATATTCTTCATTTCTCAGGACTGATTTATTCAGGCAGTTACCAAAAAATACTAAGTAACACTGAAATGCCGGGAGCCAAATGGTTTGAAGGCATTTCTCTGAATTACGCAGAAAATGTCTTTTCAAAATTGAGCGGAGAATATGCCATTACTTCGTATCGGGAGGGTTATGGTACCTTCAGGATAAAATCAACCCGCCTCAAGGAAGTATCTTTGAAGCTGGCAACGGCAATGCGACAATCGGGAATTGTTAAAGGTGACAGAGTGGCTGCATTTTCCGCAAATGTTCCTGAAGCAGTCATGGGATTATTGGCTTGCTCTTCGATTGGAGCAATCTGGAGTTCCTGCTCGCCTGATTTTGGTACTACAGCAGTAATTGACCGGTTTGGACAAATTGAACCAAAAATTCTTTTCGCATCTGAATCATATGAATACAATGGCAAACGATTTGATTGTATTGAGAAAATAAAAGAAATTGTCGCAGCAGTCCCATCAGTTGAAAAAGTCATTCTCATCCCTGCATTTCAAGATTTCGAAAGTGAATCGTTGCATCTCTGTCAATCCGTCCCGGATAATTTTATCTGGTTCGATGATTTCATCGCTGAGCAGAGCGAGATTACCGGATTCGAAAAGGTAGAGTTTTCGCATCCGCTATATATATTGTACTCTTCCGGTACCACAGGAAAGCCCAAATGCATAGTTCATGGAACCGGTGGTGCAATGCTCCAACATTATAAAGAGCTTTCGCTTCACACTGATCTTAAGGAAGGAGAGAAACTCCTTTACTTCACCACCACGGGTTGGATGATGTGGAACTGGCTTGTCAGTGGTATGCTCGCCGGAGCAGAAATTGTGCTCTTTGATGGTTCGGTGATCTATCCTGATGAAAAGGTGTTGTGGGAATTCGTTTCAAATGAGGAAATTAATGTCTTTGGTACGAGTCCAAAATTCCTTTCCATTAGCGAAAAGAATAAGGTAAAACCGTCTAATCTTTTTCATTACAACAAGTTAAAGACGATCCTTTCAACCGGTTCACCACTATCTGAAAATAATTATGAATGGGTTTACCAAAATGTAAAAGCTGATATTCAGTTGGCATCAATTTCGGGAGGTACGGACATTGTTTCATGTTTTATGTTGGGTTCGCCTCTGCTTCCGGTTTATTCGGGAGAAATACAATGCCGGGGACTGGGCATGAAAGTGGAAGTATTTAATGCAGAAGGGAAAAGTGTTTCGGGAGAGAAAGGAGAGTTGGTTTGTACTGCCCCATTTCCGAGTATGCCTGTTAAATTCTGGAACGATGAAGGGGATAAAAAATACAGGGATGCCTATTTCACTCATTATCCGGGAGTATGGCGGCATGGCGACTATATAATGATTAATGAAAGAGGTGGTATTGTTGTTTACGGGAGAAGTGATGCCACTTTGAATCCCGGTGGAGTAAGGATTGGAACAGCAGAGATTTACAGAATAGTTGAAGAACTGGATGAAGTTTCTGACTCAATAGTTTGTGGATTTGAGACAAAGGGAGAAATTGAAGTTTTTCTTTTTGTTGTCCTAAAACCGGGCCTGGAACTGACTCCTGAACTCACATTAAAAATCAGGAAGTCATTAAAAAGCAAAGCCTCACCAAGGCATGTACCCCACAGAATTTTCCCGGTGGCAGATATCCCGAGAACAATCTCGGGGAAAAAAGTTGAAATGGCAATCACCAAAATCCTTTCTGGTGAAGAACCGGATAACAGGGAAGCACTTGCCAATCCTGAATCACTTAGTGCTTTTGAGAAAATTAAATTAATAGTTAACAACACATAGGTGGAAGATTTTAGTATCGGAAGGAGAGGGGATTCCGATTCACGCGCCTTGTACAGATTTTCGCAAAGTGCTATAAAACTGCCTGGGGGGTGTGGCGTTTTCTTAGAGAAATATTCAAAGCGCTTGTAAAAAATTACACCGTTTTTCCTTAACTTTAATAATCAAAAAAACGGATTATTCATGCAGGATAAAGACTCAGCTTACAAGGAAATTGCTTCTCTTATTGAGAGATTTGAAGAACAGATAATATCATATAAACGCTCAGAGTATAACGAAACGCTAACAAGACGAGATTTTATTGATCCGTTTTTTAATGCTTTGGGTTGGGATATTGATAATAAACAAGGTTACGCGGAGGCATACCGAGAGGTTATCCACGAAGACAAGGTAAGGATCGGAAGTTCCACCAAAGCACCTGACTATTCATTCCGTCTTCCGGGAGGCAAAAGACTCTTTTTTGTTGAAGCCAAGAAACCAAGTGTTGTAGTTAAAGAAGAAATATTACCCGCATATCAGGTTCGCAGATACGGCTGGAGTGCAAAATTACCAATCAGCATAATCACAGATTTTGAAGAATTCTCCGTATATGACTGTACCAAAAAACCATTCCCCACAGATAAAGCTTCCGTTTCCCGAATAAAATACCTGACTTTTAGAGATTATCTCAATGAATTTGATTTCTTGTGGGATACTTTTTCAAAGGAAAAGGTCTTAAAAGGGAGTTTCGATAAATTTGTTGCTGGTACTGCTGATAAGAAAGGAACCGCAGCAGTTGATGAAGATTTCCTTCTGTCACTGGATAAATGGCGCAGTCTGCTTGCGGTCTCTATAAGCAAATTAAACAAAGATTTGGATGAAGATGAACTCAATTTCGCAGTTCAACAAACCATCGACAGATTGATTTTTCTAAGAATTGCAGAGGACAGAAACATTGAACCATATGGGAATCTTGCATTTGCTGTAAGACAAGGTGAGTATTTCCAAAATTTGTATCAAATCTTTAAAGATGCAGATGAAAAATACAACTCGGGACTTTTTGATCTGAAGAAAGATCAAATCAGTAAAAATCTGCTGATTGATAAAAAAGTTATCAAATCAATCGTTGAACAACTTTATTATCCTGAATGTCCTTATGAATTTTCGGTTCTTTCAGTTGAGATACTTGGAAGTGCTTATGAACAGTTCCTCGGCAGGCAAATAAAGATTGGGAAATTTAATAAAGCGGTAATCGAGGAGAAGCCTGAAGTCCGAAAAGCCGGCGGAGTATATTACACACCTCAATATATTGTTGACTATATAGTCGAAAACACTGTTGGCAAACTCATTCAGGATAAAACTGTTGATTTTGTTAGTAAAATAAAAGTTTTAGATCCTGCCTGCGGAAGTGGCAGTTTTCTGATCGGAGCATATCAGTATCTTCTTGACTGGCACAAAAACTATTATGGTGCAAACACCAGGTCTTTCAAAGGAGGCAAAAATTCACCCGTTACTCCCGAAGGAAATCTAACAACTTCCGAGAAAAAAAGAATACTTCTGAATAACATATTTGGAGTCGATATTGATGTTAATGCGGTAGAGGTGACAAAACTGTCTCTTCTTTTAAAATGTTTGGAAGGGGAAACCGAAGCATCAATCAAAAATCAACTCTCGCTTTTTAACGAAAGAGTGCTCCCCACACTCGATAACAATATCAAAAGTGGTAACAGCCTGATAGACACCGATTTTTACGATTCACAAATCGACTTCGGTCATGAAAGAAAGATTAAACCGTTCAACTGGCAAAAAGCATTCCCTCAAGTGTTTAACTCCAACGGAGGTTTTGATGTTGTTATTGGTAATCCTCCCTATGTAAAGATTCAAACAATTCTCGAAAGCAATCCCGGAGAGATTGTAGAGTACTTTAAAACCAGGTATGCATCTGCCTCAAAGGGGAATTATGACCTTTATGTTGTATTCACAGAACGGGCTTTTTCCTTGTTGAATAAGGAAGGTGTACTTGGGTACATCCTGCCTCATAAATTTTTCCAATCGGAATTTGGTGCCGGTCTTAGAGACCATATCTCAAAAGAAAATGCTATCGAAAGAATTGTGCATTTTGGTGCGGAACAAATATTCAAAAATGCTACGACATATACATGTCTGTTATTCCTTGGCAAGAATCAGAAAAAATCATTTGAATTCTTGGAGATAAACAAACCCGAAGTTTGGGCAGAAGACCATTCAACATTTAATTTTATCAATGTTAACCAACCTCTACCGGGTGATAAATGGAATTTTAATACATCGATAAATTCGGCGATCTTTGATAAAATGAACAAAATTCCTGATACCTTGGGTAGTATTACAAGGAAGATATTTGTTGGTTTACAAACCAGTGCGGACAAAATTTATGTTTTGGATATAATCAAAGAAGAGACGGAAACTTTCACTTGTTTTTCCAAATCTCTTGAACGGGAAGTCGTATTAGAAAAGGAAATGGTAAAGCCGTTTTTGATGGGAAAAGATGTTAAAAGATATCAAAAACCGAAACCAAGATGTGTGGTGATATTTCCTTACAATATCATTGAAGGTAAAGCTATACTGATGACAAAAGAGGAAATTAAGAAAGTCTTCCCGCTAACTTGGGAATATCTGTCAGAAAATAAAAAGGTTTTGGAAAATAGAGAAAATGGGAAAATGAAGGGGAATTCATTCTACGCTTATATTTATCCCAAAAATCTTGTAGAATTCGATACTACAAAAATTATGACTCCTTACCTGGCGTTACAACCAAACTTTACATTCGACAACGATAATTTGTATCACACAACCAAAGTGTTTAGCCTCTCATTTTCAAAAAGAAGCAAGGTTGATCCATTGTATATACTTGGATTATTAAACAGTAAATTGATGGATTTTCATATCAGATCAACGGGTACCGTTTTTCGTGGCGGTTATTTCACCTTCAATACACAGTTTATTGAAAGTTTTAGAGTGAAATTGTTGAATCAAGATCTCCCTCAAGAAAAAGTTATTCATGATCAGGTGGTACATATAGTAAAGCAGATTCTCGATTTGACTGAGCAGGTTAATCACCTTAAAATTCAATCGCAAATTGACGAGATGAAAACCAAAATAAGCTACCTCGAGGAAAAAGTTGACCGGATATTTTATGATCTTTATGAACTCACACCTGAGGAGATAAAGATAATTGAGACGAAGGCAACAAACAGCCAAGAGCCATAGCCTTAACTTTTAAAAACATGCACTAAATAATAAATTGATAGATGTTAAAAAGAAATAAATCAATCATTTTTCAAAAAGGGCGGATTTCAGATGTCTTTCAACAAGTTCACGAAAACATTAAAACTGCCATTGATAATCAAAGCGAAAGCTATATTCTAAATGTAAATGAAACCGATTACATTGACTATTTGGAAAAAATATACAGATTATCAGTTCCTGAAATTCATTTTGACCACGAATATGTAGACAGTTATGAGGCTGATATTCCAGCAGAAAATTTTCCTAGTGCCTTTTATGTAATTAAAGGGAAAAAGTATAAGAAAGACATAATCAAATTCTTTATTCCTGTTTCTGGTGACATTAACCTTTTAAACTATTTACCTGCATCCTCATTTTCATTACGAGGTGGTAACTTTGCAATTGAAGGAGTCAATTTGGTTACAGAATTCATTAATTTTTCAAACGATGCTGATGAAATTAAGCGGAATTATGAGAATGAGGTAAATGGAATTCGTTTTAACTATAATATTTTAATAAAGGATATTGAAAATTTCAATAATTCACTGCGAACAATAATTAATTCATTTTTGAGTCATAGGAAACAACAACTTTTCAACAAACACAATTTACTTTCATCCTTAGGTGTTCCTCTGAAAAATAAAGAAAATGTTCCGTCGACATTTGCTGTTCCAAAACCCCAGTTAAGAGATAAAATAATTGTTAAACCTATTGTTCGAGATAACGGATTCAAGCCTGAACCAACTTTGGACAACGACAATTATTTTAAGATATTAAAAATAATAAACGATGTGGGTAAGAATTTTGAACGTTTGCCTGGCGTTTATGAAGGTAAAGGAGAAGAAGATTTACGAGACCACATTTTATTGACTCTTGACCCAAACTTTGAATTTGGAAGTGCAAGTGGAGAGACTTTTAACAAGACAGGGAAAACGGATATTCAATTGAGATATGACAGTTCTGTCGTATTCATCGCTGAATGTAAATTTTGGAGTGGGGAGAAAAAATACATGTCAACAATTGATCAACTTTTGGGCTATTTAACTTGGCGTGATACAAAATCATCAGTAATTATTTTTGTCAAGCAAAAAGACTTCTCAGCAGTTATTGAAAAAGTAAAAAATGAAACAAGTCAACATTCAAACTTTTTATCCTTTGTAAACCAATCAGACGAGAATTGGTTTAACTACCGTTTTCATCTTAATGGCGACAGAAATAGAGAAGTAAGACTTGCTGTTCAACTTTTCCATTTACCTGACAACAAAGTATGATTAAAGCAACTAAGCAAGAGGAAATCGCAGACTTCCATTATGTAAGAGCGGAGGTTTCGTTCTATTTGACTTTGAATCTTCATCCCCCAAAACAAAGAAATTTATTTGATGTTTTAATTAAATTTAAAAGTGTCAAGGCTCATAAACTATTACAATTTCCCCCAAAATCTCTCCTGTTTGAAAGGCATTCTTAAATTGAGTATATTTGGAATTCAATTTCCATCAAATTCGAGGAACATTTAGATGTCGAAATACGATCTCGCCATACTTGGCGGAGGACCGGGCGGCTATGTCGCTGCAATTCGAGCAGGTCAGTTAGGATTAAAAACAGTAGTGATAGACAAAGACAATCTGGGCGGTATTTGTCTGAACTGGGGTTGCATACCAACAAAATCTCTCCTTAAAAACGCAGAAATCTATGATACTCTTTCAAATCACAGCGCTGATTTTGGGATCTCATTTAAGGAATTGAGTATCGACTTTTCCAAAGTGATAAAGAGAAGCCGGGATATCTCGGAGAAAATTTCTAAAAATGTTGAATTATTGATAAAAAAGAACAAGGTTGACAGGGTCAGAGGTTTTGGCAAGCTGGCATCTGCATCTTCAATTGATGTTTTCGATAATGAAGGGAAGAAGTTCCAGACAATCGAAGCTGATAAAATTATTGTGGCTACCGGCGCGAGACCAAGAATTCTCCCTTCGATTCCGGTTGACAGAAAAGACATAATAACCAGTTCCGAAGCCATGACGCTTCCCGAACTTCCTTCCAGCCTGATAGTTGTCGGAGCCGGAGCGATAGGAATCGAATTTGCTTATTTTTATTCTGTTCTTGGCACAAAAGTGACAATAATAGAGATGTTAGACAGAATCCTGCCGGTCGAAGACAGGGAAGTGTCTGACGCTCTCGCAAAAAGTTTCAAAAAAAGAGGTATCGAGATTCATACCGGAGCGGTGGTTGAATCCGCGGTACCGGGAAATGACGGTGTTAAAGTCACCATCAACAAAGACGGTAAAAAGATTGAACTGAAAGGCGATAAAGTCCTTTCCGCAATAGGAGTAACCGGAAATATCGAGGGGATCGGACTTGAAGAACTCGGTGTCGAAATATTTAAAAATCACATAAAAGTTGACAAGTCTGACTATTCAACGAACATACCCGGTGTTTATGCAATTGGCGATGTTATCGGGCCACCCTGGTTGGCTCATGTTGCGAGTGCAGAGGGAATTCGTTGTGTTGAAGTGATCAAAGGTGCACATTCAGCTCCTGTAAATTACGACAACATACCGGGTTGTACTTACTGCCAGCCGCAGGTCGCAAGCATCGGTCTTACAGAAGAAAAAGCGAAAGAACAGGGATACAAACTTAAAATTGGTAAATTCCCGTTCATGGCTTCCGGAAAGGCTTTTGCCATTGGTGAAAGAGATGGCTTTGTTAAACTGATCTTTGATGAACAGTATGGTGAATTGCTTGGTGCACATATCATCGGATCAGAAGCAACGGAAATGATCGCGGAACTTGGTATAGCCAGGGCACTCGAAGCCACATATGAAACTATTATTAAAACTGTTCATGCTCATCCAACTCTTTCCGAGTCGGTAATGGAAGCAGCCGCAATGGCAAATGGTGAGGCAATCCATATCTAAGGAATTATTTTATGCAGATCCCGGATTGACGGGTTATCAGGAGGCCTGGGATCTGCAAAAATCTCTGCATTCTCTTAGGTACGAGGGCAAAATCAAGGATACCTTCATCATGCTCGAGCATCCGCATACATATACCCTGGGTAAAACTGCCGATAAAAACAACCTCATTGGCTCTGACGAGTTTCTTCGTGACAGAGAAATCAAAGTTTTTGAGATTGACAGAGGTGGTGATATAACCTATCATGGTCCCGGGCAAATTGTGGGTTACCCCATAATCAATCTTCAGGACTGGAAACCTGACACGCATCTCTATCTCAGAACCCTTGAGCAGGTTATCATCGATGTGCTCAAAGATTACGGGATAGAATCCGGCAGAAAACCTGAATATACAGGTGTTTGGGTAGGGGAGAGCAAGATTGCTGCCATAGGAATTAAGATATCACGCTGGATTACCATGCATGGATTTGCATTCAACATAAATACAGATCTCGACCTTTTCAACGGTATCATACCGTGTGGAATAAAGGAAAAGGAAGTGACATCCTTGAAAAAATTATTGAATAAAGAAATAAATATCGGCGAAGTTAAAGCTAAACTGCTTCTGCGGTTTATGGAGCATTTTAATTTT
This genomic window from Ignavibacteria bacterium contains:
- a CDS encoding competence/damage-inducible protein A, which translates into the protein MNAIVISIGDELLIGQTVNTNASFIGAKLTETGLRVMKVVTAPDEMDSIILELEKGLSEHNVVIVTGGLGPTHDDITREAICRFFKAELVRDEDVYNDIKDRFARFGRDLTPTNEDQCRVPECCQPIRNFNGTAPGFWIEEGDKVVVVMPGVPREMQAMVENFVIPNLKTKYGDKLKKIARRNILTTGIAESNLYDKLTPIDEVFPNVKVAFLPNLNGVKIRLTAEADTMEEANEIVTAAEQQLRLRVGRYIYSNGEDNLSKVIGNLLRERQLTLAIAESCTGGNISNLLTDNSGSSEYFERGIIAYSNASKVEILDVNEDLINEKGSVSEEVAMEMCKGVRSISGTDLGLSITGILGPKGATATKPVGLVYIGVASHERAVVKKFNFGGTRIENKVRASQAALELLRRFVLGIPIEA
- the thpR gene encoding RNA 2',3'-cyclic phosphodiesterase, whose protein sequence is MKHRLFIAIDFPDEVKQSVYQNVKKMIKGSDLRISKPENLHITIKFLGDVEETKILEIISSLDFLKSIRGETVNFSRYGFFYRNRVPAVFWLKCEVGENVISTVKKLETVCEQIGFKKVDREFVPHLTLCRIKREPDPAIVQKILNEPAINLATTISNITLFSSVLTEKGAIYTVLHNYQELK
- the recA gene encoding recombinase RecA, whose product is MSDTREVKNRIIEDTISNIEKSFGKGSIMRLGDGVINKVECIPTGALSLDRILGIGGIPRGRITEIYGPESSGKTTICLHVIAEAQKTGGIAAFIDAEHALDINYAKRLGVDVSNLLLSQPDFGEQALEITDTLVRSNALDVIVIDSVAALVPRAEIEGEMGDSHMAVQARLMSQALRKLTGAISRSKTAVIFTNQLRSKIGVMFGNPETTTGGNALKFYASLRLDIRRVAQIKDGNDVVGNRTKIKIVKSKVAAPFKEVEFDILYNEGISKTGDLIDLGVDTGIIKKGGSWFTFGEDRFQGREQFRQKLLELPDLFNKLSYEVKVKIGLIEANEETK
- a CDS encoding regulatory protein RecX; amino-acid sequence: MNTILNIRLKSENFVIIEFDNLPPLIVPKLLVYEMGLRKGDLLTEEMLESLNFENELYLCEQKALYYLGKRLHSTMELKRKLYQKKFSKKVIEPVILKMKDLTYLDDKKYSELLVNESLNLRHDGLQKIKARLIEKGIAKELISEVLSYMLNDEIEADNIKLTADRKLSSLKKRFTDKKEINQKLTAFLLSKGYSFSAIKNYFKNIDQETDLNEEY
- a CDS encoding flavin reductase family protein is translated as MLTFDPKSISVMEVQRLIQGGVAPRPIALVSTLSEDGTPNLSPFSFFNVFGANPPVVAFSASRRGRDATFKDTYKNLMATKECVISAVTFEMVEQISLASAEYESTVDEFVKSGLSKVDSTFVRPFGVKESPFRMECRLHQMVSVGEGGAAANIAICEVIGFHVAEDIFTNSVIDPQKIDLVARMSGDYYCRASGSAIFEVEKPVGKKCIGFDNLPAFMLNSHSYTGNELGAFANSESIPDNSENRQLILSITSKEFPGYERTPAALNRYFRRNELEKAVKLLFTNEEIKNYPKEKRVKLLEQTTKLALQLKKIDIAWALALEVEKL
- a CDS encoding acetoacetate--CoA ligase, yielding MEPKLLWSPSPERRNSSNLQRFISFVNQRHELEITDYPGIYQFSIDNIETFWEDILHFSGLIYSGSYQKILSNTEMPGAKWFEGISLNYAENVFSKLSGEYAITSYREGYGTFRIKSTRLKEVSLKLATAMRQSGIVKGDRVAAFSANVPEAVMGLLACSSIGAIWSSCSPDFGTTAVIDRFGQIEPKILFASESYEYNGKRFDCIEKIKEIVAAVPSVEKVILIPAFQDFESESLHLCQSVPDNFIWFDDFIAEQSEITGFEKVEFSHPLYILYSSGTTGKPKCIVHGTGGAMLQHYKELSLHTDLKEGEKLLYFTTTGWMMWNWLVSGMLAGAEIVLFDGSVIYPDEKVLWEFVSNEEINVFGTSPKFLSISEKNKVKPSNLFHYNKLKTILSTGSPLSENNYEWVYQNVKADIQLASISGGTDIVSCFMLGSPLLPVYSGEIQCRGLGMKVEVFNAEGKSVSGEKGELVCTAPFPSMPVKFWNDEGDKKYRDAYFTHYPGVWRHGDYIMINERGGIVVYGRSDATLNPGGVRIGTAEIYRIVEELDEVSDSIVCGFETKGEIEVFLFVVLKPGLELTPELTLKIRKSLKSKASPRHVPHRIFPVADIPRTISGKKVEMAITKILSGEEPDNREALANPESLSAFEKIKLIVNNT